In Caulobacter segnis ATCC 21756, the sequence CGCGTCACCGCCGACAGCCTATTTCAACGTGCCGGCCGGCTTCGACGCCCTGCTGCCGGTCCTGGAGAAGGATCACGGTTTCGCCGAGCGGTTCTTCGAGCGCCTGGATATCCTCTTCAACGCGGGCGCGGGCCTGCCCGCCTCGATCCGTGAGCGACTGGAGGCTGTTTCGATCCGGGCGTGTGGCCGCTCAACCCCGATCTTGGGGGCCTGGGGATCCACCGAGACGGCTCCGTGCTCGACCATCCTCTACTTCCACACACCCCATGCCTCCAACCTGGGCGTGCCCTTGCCGGGAACCGAGATCAAGCTGACGCCGACGGATGATCGCGCCGAGCTGCGTGTTCGTGGGCCCAACGTCACCCCCGGTTACTGGCGAGCGCCAGCGGCGACGGCGGCCATGTTCGACGAGGAAGGCTTCTATCGCAGCGGTGACGCGGGACGACTGGTCGAGCCCATGGTGCCCGAGGCTGGCATCCTGTTCGGCGGCCGGCTGGCGGAGAACTTCAAGCTGCTGTCGGGGACATGGGTGAATGCTGGCGAGGTGCGCCTGGCCGCGGTGGCCGCCACCGCGCCGCTGGTGTCGGACGTCGTTGTCGCCGGAGAGGGCCGCCACGAGATCGGCCTGCTGGTTTTCGCCAACGAGGAGGCTTGCCGGCGCCATCTGGCCGACGCGCTCGGCGAGGAGCCTTATGACGGCCCCGCCGCCGAGCACCCGCTGATCCGCCAGTTGATCGCCGCGGGTCTTGGGGAGATGAACGCCTGGCGAAGCGGGTCGAGCACCCGGGTCGCGCGCTTCGCGATCATGGCCGATCCGCCCAGCGCCGCGGAGGGCGAGATCACCGAGAAGGGCTACCTCAACCAGCGCGTGGTTCTGCGGCGGCGGGCCGAACTCGTTGAACAGCTCTATCAACAGTCGGCGTTCTAGAGGCCAAGGCGTGGGTTGGCCCGGCCGGAACCTCCGGCCGGGCCTTCGCCCCTCTAATCGGCGTAGGCCGGACGGCGCGCATAGGTGCCCAGCCCGGGCTTGTAGGACTTCTCGTCGATGAACTGACGGATGCCTTCGCGACGGCCTTGGTCGTCGAAGCTGTTGGCGGCCTCCTGCGCGCGGACCAGATAGTCCTCGGCGTTGTCGTAGGTCATCTCGCCTACCCTTCGGATGGCGTCCTTCGTCGCCTTCAGCGTGACGGGGTTCTTTTCGAGCAGCCGAGCGGCGACCCCGGCGACACGGGTCTTCAGCTGCTCGAGCGGAACGGCCTCGTTGACCAGCCCCCATTCGGCCGCGGTTCGCCCGTCGATGCGCTCGCCCATCAGCGCGTGGTACATCGCCCGGCGGAAGGACATCAGCTCCGTGGCGACCTTGGCCGCGCCGCCGCCCGGCAGGATTCCCCAGTTGATCTCGGAGAGCCCAAACTGGGCCTCCTCGGCCGCGAAGGCCAGATCGCAACCGAAAAGCGGCCCGTAGCCGCCCCCGAAGCACCAGCCATTGACCATGGCGATCGTCGGCTTCTGGTACCATCGCAGGCGCCGCCACCAGCCAAAGCACTCTTGGTCGGCCTGGCGCATGGCGCCAAGGCCCAGCGCTTCGGTCTCGCGGAAAAACTCCTTCAGATCCATGCCGGCCGACCAGGCCGCGCCCTCGCCGCCCAGCACCAGCACCCCGACGTCCGCGCGGAATTCCAGCGCCGCGAGCAGCTCCATCATTTCCCGGTTGAGAGCCGGGTTCATACAGTTGCGTTTGTCGGGCCGGTTGAAGCGAACCCAGGCGACGCCATCGGCGACATCGACGGCCACGGTCTTCGTCATGCTCTTGAAACTCCGGTTCTGTCAGCGGCTCAGGGCCGGACATCAGGCTGAGCTTCGTCCGTTGCCGGACGCCTTCCGGGCGCGAGAACTCGGCTACCGGAGAAACCTTCAGCGTTCGCATCGCGGCCGCCACTATCGTGCTTGCCCGACGCGAACCGAGCCCTTTCGAGCGCGGAGCCAGCGATACGCCCGCCCCCGCGCTGATGATCTGCTGGCCGAAAGTCGCGGGTCGTTCGTCGTGGATCAGCCTGCTCGTTTGCCGCGGGCCCGGTAAAGGATCGACAGCAGGACCACGAACGCCGGGCCGACAACCAGGGCCACGCGCGTGTCGGCGTGAACGGCCATCACGCCCAGCACCACGGCCAGGAAGGCCAGCGCTAGATAGTTGCTCCACGGCGAGAACCGCAGCGGAAAGGTGAGCGACGCGCGCTCGGCCGCGGTCCGCCCGGCCCGGTACCGCAGATGAGTGATGAGGATGACGCCCCAGGTCCAGACGGCCGAGAAGGTGGCCACGGCGGTGGCCCATGAGAACATCTGTTCGGGCGCCAGATAGTTCAGGATCACCCCCAGCAGCAGCGCCGACAGCGAAACCACGATCGCGCGGCGCGGGACGCCGGTCGCCGAAGTCTTCGCAAAGAACCGCGGCGCCTGGCCTTCCTTGGCCAAGCCGTAGAGCATGCGGCCGGTGCTGAAGATGCCGCCATTGCAGGACGACAGCGCCGCGGTGATGACCACGAAATTGATGATGCCGGCGGCGGTATGAACCCCGAGGCGCTCGAAGGTGCGCACGAAGGGGCTGCCGTTTACGCCTACTTCGTTCCAGGGGTAGAGCGACAGGATCACAAACAGCGCGCCGATGTAGAAAAGGGCTATGCGCCAGAAGACTGATTTGAACGCCCTTGGCAGCGTCTCGCGCGGATCCTGCGCCTCGCCCGCCGTCAGACCTATCATCTCGATGCCGAGATAGGCGAACATGACCATCTGCAGCGACAGCAGGACTCCGCCAAAACCATTGGGCATGAAGCCGCCATGGCTCCACAGGTTGGAGAGGCCGATCGGCGCGCCGCCGTTTCCAAGCCCCAGGCAGATCATCGCGCCGCCCGCGCCGATCAACGCGATGATCATCACCACCTTGATAAGCGCGAACCAGTATTCGAACTCACCAAAGAGCCTCACGGCGGCGAAGTTGATCAGTCCCATGCCCGCGAGCGCGGCGAGCGACCACATCCAGCCCGGCGTATCCGGGAACCAGACCTGCATGTAGACCGCCACGGCCGTGATTTCGGCCACGCAGGTGACGACCCACATGAACCAATATTGCCAGCCGGTAAGATAGCCGGCGAAAGGCCCCAGGTAGGTGGCGGCATGGCTGGTGAACGAGCCGGCGACGGGGTGGGCCAAGGTCATTTCGCCAAGCGCCCTCATGATGACCAGCATCGCCAGGCCACCCAGCGCATAGGCGATCAGTATGGCCGGGCCGGCGAGCTGGATGGCCTTGGCCGACCCCAGAAAGAGACCCACGCCTATGCAAGATCCTAGCGCCAGCAGGCTCATATGCCGCCGCGCCAGGCCGCGATGCAGGTCCTCGCCAGGACTGGAAGGATCGCTCGGCAGATCCTTGCGGAGGGAAGCGTTGAAGGCTGGTCTTTGTCGGGTCATGGAGCCGATGAAGACGCGGCGAGCGTTACACGAAAGTTCCCACCGATCGTCGTCGGGCTACGACTGAAACAAGCGTCGCCAAAAATGTCCGCGTCGACTTCACCGCGCTATCTCGCCATGCGCAGGCAGCCCGGGCCCGGCGACGCCAAATTAATCTCCATCACAGCCGCGCCGCCGCAGCAGAGCGGAGGGGGTCAACACCCCGCCGTCGCTGAGAGGCGCGACAGACGCACCGCCGCGCTAGGTCTTGGCGACGCCCGCAAGTCCGCGCGCGATTCCAGGACCCCAGTAGTGGGTCGTGAACGTCCAGGTCGCGACTAGCAACAGCCCCGTGATCAAGAGCAGCAGGACGCTAGCGAGCCTGGCGGTCAAGCCACTCTTCCACCTGCGTATGATCAGCTCCGCGATCAGAAGGTTTGGCAGGTAGAAAGCCACGACCATAAGCCGGTCAAACCAGCCATCGAACGTGGGGGTATGGCCAAGGCGGCCGGCCGCTGCGAACCACAGCCCGTACTCCATGCGATAGAGCCACGACCCGATCGTCAGAGCAAAGAGGCGGATGGCCCATGCGCGGTGCGCTGCCAGGCGACCGGCCCGCGCGTGACGAAAGGCCTGGCTGGCGGCTAGGATCAACAGAACGCCGTAGCCGGCGAAGCCGAGGTCCATCGGAAGACCGCCAACCGTGCGGCGCGCCAGGATGAAGGCAAGGCCGCCCGCGCCGGCCAAGGCGGCGCATCCCACATAAAGCCTCCCTAGGTTGCGATGAAGGGCCGGCTTGCGCCTTCGTACTGGCTCGACGAGCTGCAGGGGGCCAAGCGTCAAGAGCAGCGCGCCGGCCGCCATGTGGGCGCCGATCGCGACCGTGCCCAGCCAATGAGCGGGATCATAGAGATCCGGGAGCGATCCATTCCATGCTACCCCCTGCCCGCGCAGCGCCGTGCCCCCGAAGAAGGCGAGAATGTAAAGGCCGAAGGTCGAGCTGCTCAGCCAAACAGCGGCGAAGAGCAGGGTCAGGCTCAATCGCCACGCGGCGGACGCGGCTGGCGGCTCATTCGGCGCAGGTCGCTCCCGCTTTGGCGGCGCCAGTGGCGCGCGGGCATGCGAGCGACGAGCGGTCCGTATCATGGCTTAGTGACCGGCAGGAGCTGAACCAGCGCCTTCCATCGCCGCGTTGAGGCGCGCCCAGGCCTTGGGCGGAACGCCGCTATGGCGCTTGAGCACCTTGCTGAAATAGCTCTGGTCGGAGAAACCGCAGGCGGCCGCCACTTCGGCCAGCGGAGTCCCGGCCCTGATGAGACGATGCGCCTCACCCACGCGCCGGGCCTGCAGCCATTGGTGGGGCGTCGCGCCCGTGGACACCTTGAAGGCCTTGGCGAAGTAGGTCGGCGACAGATGACAGGCCCTGGCCACCTCTTGCGGCGTCACCATCTGGCCCGCCGCCGCGCCGATCATCTGCTTGGCCAGACGCTCCTGCCAAGGCGCGAGGCCACCGGCGCGCGGATGCCCACGCGTCAGGCCGCACACGACGAAAGCCCGTCGTACCGTCTCGCGCACCCGAGGGCCCAAGCCCGGGTCCGCCGCCACGCCTGACAAGGTCATCCGGATGGCCGAGATCAGGTTGGCCAGGATGGGGTCGGGCGGAACGACGATCTCTCGCGGTCCGGCCGTCGGAGGGACCATCTCGTCATCGGCGCACAGATCCTCCAGCGCTTCGAGGTCCATGCTGATCACGACAAGCTCCACGCTCGTGTTCGCCCGCGCGCCCGGCCGAGGCCTCAGCGGCGCCAACCTCGCTGGCCCGACGCGCCCCCGCCCGCCCTCGCGGTCCGCTGAAGGCTCGATCGGCTCGTCCGGAAACACCAGCCGAAGCCAAGTCTCAGCCGTTGGGATCGTGCGCTTGCCGTCCGCCTCCCCAACGAGACGCTCGACGCGAAGACGCGAGCGACGGGTGGCGAGCTCTGTCGCTCCAACCGTTACGAGCCCGCGCTCGGCGGATCGCGCGCGCTCGGTCTGATCCAGTCCGGGCTCCATCGCGCCGCACGCACGGCCTGCCCGGCGTCTGTCCATGCTCGGAGTGTTCGTGCTCAGCGCCAACGGCCCGTCCCATTTCCGGCTAAATGGCTTCATCGGACGGCCCTGAAGCGGGCCGACCGACCTGAGCGTCGGGCGGTCAGGCTGCGGCGCGGTTTCAACCACGCGGCCAAGGGTTACGATCGTAACGGCGGCGCGGGAACGGGCGTCGCCGGCGTCGACGGAAGTTATGGATCAGCACGTTCAGTCGCCGACCTCTTCCGGAGCGGAGGTCGGCGACCGTGGGCTTTGCAGCCACGGAGGTCCTCTGGGACGAGGGGACGCTCCGCAAGCCCGTGTCAGCGGACGGAGAAGCCGCCGCGTCTCGATAGAGGCGCCCATCCCCTCGCCCCGCGCGATCGCTTCTGCTGTCTTTCGGCGGATCGCCCGGCCGTCGGGCCGCGCCCAGCCAAGCCCGGCGATCTCAGCACTCGATCACGCAACTGGACAGGATATTACCAGACCGCCCACCGATCCGGTTCCTAGAAGCCAGGCTCACGAACCTTCTCAGAACGGGTGGAACAATGGACAAGATCATCCAGGTCGGCGCGGGCAATATTTCGACGCAGTATCCGGAGGGCTCTCAAGGGCCGACCGAAAGCGTCAACAACAAACCCGTAGCCCCGCGCATCACCGACGACTTCACGGGCGCGCCGCCGAGCAATTCGGTCTTCAGCTCACTGGTCTTCGCCCAGTGGGGTCCGTTCTCGGGCGTGATGCAGCTGGATCCGATGGCGGTCCAGACCGACGCCAAGGGTTTGAACCTTGGTTATACCGACACGCCTCGCGTGACGGAGGAAGGCTACAACTACGACTACCACAGCGACTTGAGCCTCGGCTTGTCAGGCCTGAACGCCAGCGGCACCAAGCTGGCCGCGGCGACGGACTGGACCGCCACCGCCGACTGGGACGGGCAGATGCGCGCGACCATGGGTCAGGGCCTGCCGTTCGTCTACGTGACGCGCGACAGCCAGGCCGACGTGGTGATCGACTTCAACCAGCAGACCGGGCCCTCGCGCGACGTCCCGGTCAATCCGCTGAGCTATCAGCTCACTGGGCTGGACGGGGCGTTCACCGGCAAGGCGCTTCAGTTCAACTTCCCCGTCGACGCGGGCCAGAAGGTCGCCGACGGCATCCAGTTTCGCGTCTCGTACGACTTCAACGGCGACGGCAAGACCGATCGCATAGAAACCTACGACTGGTTCGCGACCGACGCGGCGTCAGGCGACGAGAGCTACACGGGCACGAAGATGATCAGCGCCACGGGCGCGATGGCCGATATGAAGAACGGCTCGGTCAAGGTCGAGCTTTGGCGCGCCAATGGCGTCGACGACGTGCTGGTGCGGACCAATGACGCGGCAAGCTACGTCAAGCTGCCCTACGCCAATCTAACCTCGGCCGACGGCGCCGCCACGGACGGCACGCTCTATCTTGGCGGCGGCGCCAAGGCTGGCGGCGATCCCGCCAAGCTGGCGACCGCCGTCAGCGGCGAGGCGGTCTATGACACCACCAAGGTCCCGCCCGGCCTCAGCGTCGGCGGCTACAACGGTCCTGGCCGGGTGTGGTACGCCCAGGACGGGGTGATCGGCGTCACCATTAACGGCAAGAATTACGGCGTTTTCGGCCCAACCGGCTCCACCTGGACCTTCACCGATCACGGCGTGACGTCCAATCTGGGTGGCAAGGACTACTACTCGGTCGCCGTCCTGCCCGACAGCTCGGTCAAGACACTGATGAGCTATCGCGCCCACGCCTACGCCTTCGTCACCGACACCAAATCCTCCTTCACCGTCGACTACGCCAGCGGAAAGCTGGTGACGACCTTCGAGGCGACCACCGACATGAAGGAGACGGGCCCGGGCCTGTCGAAGGATCCCCTGATGGCGCTCTATCGCCACCAATACATCAATTCCTACTCTCCCCTCGGCGAGGTCAGCTACGCCTCGCCGCGCGGTGAGATGAAGGTCCTGGCGAGCGGCTCGACTTTCCAGACCTCGATGGACATCGCGCCGATCCTGCCGATCCTGCCTTTCGTCGGCGACGCCGGCCAAAAACAGCAGCTGATCGACATGATTCACGGCGAGCTGAAGGCTTTCCTCTCGGCCCAGAACAGCCCGCTCGAGGGCGACACCTACTGGGGGGCGCGTCAAAACGCCAAGTTCGGCGACCTGGCCCTGATGGCCCAGATGGTCGGCTACGGACAGGCCAAGGACGTCTTCGTCAAGGCGATCGAGGAGCAGCTGGAGAAGTGGTTCACCGCCGATGACGGCGACAAGTTCCAGTTCGTCTACGACAAGCAGTGGGCGACGCTCATCGGCTTCCCGGCCAACTTCAACTCCGACGACAAGCTCAACGACCACCATTTCCACTACGGCTACATCATCAACGCCGCCGCCACTGTGGCCCAACTCGATCCCGAGTGGGCCAAGCAGGAAAAGTGGGGCGCGATGGTCAACGAGCTGATCCAGGACGCGGCCAACGACGACCGCAACGACACGACCTACGGGTTCCTGCGCAACTTCGACCCCTATGCCGGGCACAGCTGGGCCTCCGGCACGGGCATCGGCCAAAACCAGGAGTCGGCCTCCGAGGCCCTGGAGTTCGCCAGCGCGGTGGCGCGCTGGGGCGCGGTGACTGGCCAGCAGAAGCTCGCCGATCTCGGCGTCTATCTACACACCACCGAGTCTATCGCGTTCGAGCAGTACTGGCAGGACGTCGACAACAAGGTATTCCCCGATGGCGTCCGGCGTTCGATCATGGGCATCGTCGGCGACAATGGCGCGAAGTTCACCAACTTCTTCGACGGGGATCCGGCGCACATCATCGGCATCCAGTACACGCCGATCAACGCCGGGTCGCTGTTCATGGCCGGTCACAAGGCCGAGCTGCTCTCGGAGATCAAAGAGCTGTGGGCTATGCAGAACCCCGGCCGCCCCACCGAGTGGATGAACGGCTCGCAGATGGCCCTGGCCCTGGCCGATCCTGAGGCGGCGCTCAAGGATTTCTTCGCCAATCCACAGTACCAGAGCGGCGCCGGCGAAGAGTCCCGCGCCTATACCCTGCAGTGGATCCAGACCCTCGTGGCGCTCGGCGCGCCTGATCTGTCGATCAAGGCCGACAGCGCCTTCGCCGTCGCCTACGACAAGGCGGGTGCCAAGAGTTACACGGCGTTCAATCCGGGCGCGTCTGCGATCATTGTGAAGTTCTCGGACGGCGTGCAACTGGCCGTCGAGCCCGGCGATCTCGTCACCCGGACCGCCGACGGCAGAACCATCAGCACCGACTTCCAGAACAAGGACATTCCGTTCCGGCCGCCAGGCGTCCCCATGGACCTGCCGACCGATCCGCCGCAATACGCCCTGACGACGATCGCCAAAAGCGGCGACCTGACGCTATCGGTCGAGGACAAGACCGGAACGGCCTGGATCACCATCGGTGACGCCGCCCCCAAGGCAATGATCCGGGGCGATGGCCGCCAGGCCGTCCAGATCGACGCGACCACCACGATGATCGGCATAGGCCGCGACGCCACCGGCGCGATCGTCGTGCTGGGGGCCACCAAGGGCGGTGAGCCGTTCTACCCTTACAAGGTCGATAGCGGCCTTCACCTGGGCGGCAATGGCGGCGCTGTCTATAAGAGCGACTGGAAGACTCTGGAGCCCATGTTCGGCGCCGACATCAACGGCGACGGGACTATTCTGCGCGGCGACCTGAAGCTCGTGGCCCAGAACGGCGACCTAAAGCTGCTCACCGACACCGGCACGGGATTGGCCTACTACCAGGACGGGGAGCGGCCTTTGCGCGGCGTCTCGCGCACCGGAGAGGGCCCCAGCCTTCTGGTGCGGGATGGCTGGACCCTCTCCGGGATCGGCCGGGACGAAAACGGCGCGGTCCGTATCCTCGACACCATGGATAACGCTGGCGTCAGCTATGGCTGGACGCTGAACGCCCAAGGCGTCTGGACGGGCGAAACGCGCTACGACGACGCCAACCTCTCCGAGGGCGAAGCGCTTTTCCAGAAAGACCTCGACGGTGACGGCAAGGTTCCCGCCGCACCTCCGCAGTTGATCGCCGCCAACGGAAAGCTGCGCTTGCTCTTCGATCCGGCCACGGGTCACGCCATGGTCCAGCTCGAGGATGGCGCGCGACTGACCCTGACGCGTGGGCGGC encodes:
- a CDS encoding glycosyl hydrolase gives rise to the protein MDKIIQVGAGNISTQYPEGSQGPTESVNNKPVAPRITDDFTGAPPSNSVFSSLVFAQWGPFSGVMQLDPMAVQTDAKGLNLGYTDTPRVTEEGYNYDYHSDLSLGLSGLNASGTKLAAATDWTATADWDGQMRATMGQGLPFVYVTRDSQADVVIDFNQQTGPSRDVPVNPLSYQLTGLDGAFTGKALQFNFPVDAGQKVADGIQFRVSYDFNGDGKTDRIETYDWFATDAASGDESYTGTKMISATGAMADMKNGSVKVELWRANGVDDVLVRTNDAASYVKLPYANLTSADGAATDGTLYLGGGAKAGGDPAKLATAVSGEAVYDTTKVPPGLSVGGYNGPGRVWYAQDGVIGVTINGKNYGVFGPTGSTWTFTDHGVTSNLGGKDYYSVAVLPDSSVKTLMSYRAHAYAFVTDTKSSFTVDYASGKLVTTFEATTDMKETGPGLSKDPLMALYRHQYINSYSPLGEVSYASPRGEMKVLASGSTFQTSMDIAPILPILPFVGDAGQKQQLIDMIHGELKAFLSAQNSPLEGDTYWGARQNAKFGDLALMAQMVGYGQAKDVFVKAIEEQLEKWFTADDGDKFQFVYDKQWATLIGFPANFNSDDKLNDHHFHYGYIINAAATVAQLDPEWAKQEKWGAMVNELIQDAANDDRNDTTYGFLRNFDPYAGHSWASGTGIGQNQESASEALEFASAVARWGAVTGQQKLADLGVYLHTTESIAFEQYWQDVDNKVFPDGVRRSIMGIVGDNGAKFTNFFDGDPAHIIGIQYTPINAGSLFMAGHKAELLSEIKELWAMQNPGRPTEWMNGSQMALALADPEAALKDFFANPQYQSGAGEESRAYTLQWIQTLVALGAPDLSIKADSAFAVAYDKAGAKSYTAFNPGASAIIVKFSDGVQLAVEPGDLVTRTADGRTISTDFQNKDIPFRPPGVPMDLPTDPPQYALTTIAKSGDLTLSVEDKTGTAWITIGDAAPKAMIRGDGRQAVQIDATTTMIGIGRDATGAIVVLGATKGGEPFYPYKVDSGLHLGGNGGAVYKSDWKTLEPMFGADINGDGTILRGDLKLVAQNGDLKLLTDTGTGLAYYQDGERPLRGVSRTGEGPSLLVRDGWTLSGIGRDENGAVRILDTMDNAGVSYGWTLNAQGVWTGETRYDDANLSEGEALFQKDLDGDGKVPAAPPQLIAANGKLRLLFDPATGHAMVQLEDGARLTLTRGRP
- a CDS encoding amino acid permease produces the protein MTRQRPAFNASLRKDLPSDPSSPGEDLHRGLARRHMSLLALGSCIGVGLFLGSAKAIQLAGPAILIAYALGGLAMLVIMRALGEMTLAHPVAGSFTSHAATYLGPFAGYLTGWQYWFMWVVTCVAEITAVAVYMQVWFPDTPGWMWSLAALAGMGLINFAAVRLFGEFEYWFALIKVVMIIALIGAGGAMICLGLGNGGAPIGLSNLWSHGGFMPNGFGGVLLSLQMVMFAYLGIEMIGLTAGEAQDPRETLPRAFKSVFWRIALFYIGALFVILSLYPWNEVGVNGSPFVRTFERLGVHTAAGIINFVVITAALSSCNGGIFSTGRMLYGLAKEGQAPRFFAKTSATGVPRRAIVVSLSALLLGVILNYLAPEQMFSWATAVATFSAVWTWGVILITHLRYRAGRTAAERASLTFPLRFSPWSNYLALAFLAVVLGVMAVHADTRVALVVGPAFVVLLSILYRARGKRAG
- a CDS encoding p-hydroxycinnamoyl CoA hydratase/lyase, with protein sequence MTKTVAVDVADGVAWVRFNRPDKRNCMNPALNREMMELLAALEFRADVGVLVLGGEGAAWSAGMDLKEFFRETEALGLGAMRQADQECFGWWRRLRWYQKPTIAMVNGWCFGGGYGPLFGCDLAFAAEEAQFGLSEINWGILPGGGAAKVATELMSFRRAMYHALMGERIDGRTAAEWGLVNEAVPLEQLKTRVAGVAARLLEKNPVTLKATKDAIRRVGEMTYDNAEDYLVRAQEAANSFDDQGRREGIRQFIDEKSYKPGLGTYARRPAYAD
- a CDS encoding DUF2306 domain-containing protein, whose amino-acid sequence is MSLTLLFAAVWLSSSTFGLYILAFFGGTALRGQGVAWNGSLPDLYDPAHWLGTVAIGAHMAAGALLLTLGPLQLVEPVRRRKPALHRNLGRLYVGCAALAGAGGLAFILARRTVGGLPMDLGFAGYGVLLILAASQAFRHARAGRLAAHRAWAIRLFALTIGSWLYRMEYGLWFAAAGRLGHTPTFDGWFDRLMVVAFYLPNLLIAELIIRRWKSGLTARLASVLLLLITGLLLVATWTFTTHYWGPGIARGLAGVAKT
- a CDS encoding feruloyl-CoA synthase, with product MQKPLLAADVAPLLFPDVALDIETRADGSILLTNRLPPRPVTTSLAQRLAHWAQRNPERVFLTQADDHGRRVMTYGQARDEVMAMAGGLAAKELGEDRPLMVVGPNSIDQAVMILAAMTAGVPVAVVSPAYAQPAMLPWSKFAAVLEQVTPGLILADDPGAVRAAMEAVGFARAPVIGLRDRAALTCSPRADALLAPLALDAPAKLLFTSGSTGAPKAVVNTQRMMVSNVQALGQVWPFLQNRPPVLVDWLPWNHTFGGNFCFNLVLWHGGALHIDNGKPTPAGIGQTVAALRASPPTAYFNVPAGFDALLPVLEKDHGFAERFFERLDILFNAGAGLPASIRERLEAVSIRACGRSTPILGAWGSTETAPCSTILYFHTPHASNLGVPLPGTEIKLTPTDDRAELRVRGPNVTPGYWRAPAATAAMFDEEGFYRSGDAGRLVEPMVPEAGILFGGRLAENFKLLSGTWVNAGEVRLAAVAATAPLVSDVVVAGEGRHEIGLLVFANEEACRRHLADALGEEPYDGPAAEHPLIRQLIAAGLGEMNAWRSGSSTRVARFAIMADPPSAAEGEITEKGYLNQRVVLRRRAELVEQLYQQSAF
- a CDS encoding helix-turn-helix domain-containing protein, with the translated sequence MDLEALEDLCADDEMVPPTAGPREIVVPPDPILANLISAIRMTLSGVAADPGLGPRVRETVRRAFVVCGLTRGHPRAGGLAPWQERLAKQMIGAAAGQMVTPQEVARACHLSPTYFAKAFKVSTGATPHQWLQARRVGEAHRLIRAGTPLAEVAAACGFSDQSYFSKVLKRHSGVPPKAWARLNAAMEGAGSAPAGH